TTGAGCTGGAAGCTGCCGTTTTCCGCCGGTTGGTCGAACACCTGCGTGGGCGTACCGATGTTCAGAACATTGACATGATGAACCTTGCGGGGTTCTGCCGGAATTGCCTGTCCAATTGGTATGCCGATGCGGCTGCCGAAAAGGACATGAGCCTGGACAAGGACGCAGCTCGCGAGATCGTCTACGGCATGCCCTACGGTGACTGGAAGGCAAAGTATCAAACCGAGGCCACAGCCGCGCAAAAAGCCGCTTTTGATAAAAACAAGCCTGAGCATTGAGGGCTTTGGTCTGGTCCGCTTGACGTGCCTCTTGAAGTCTGGCACGGCACCGGCCGGAATTAACGCGGACTGGTGTTGTGACACCGTCCGTGACTTTGACGCAAAAGAAGAACACAACTAGCCAAGGAGAAACACTCGTATGTCCGATCCGGGTGGAGTGGCCGCAGACCAGCTGCGTGCCTTCATTGAACGTATTGAGCGTCTGGAAGAAGAAAAGAAGGTCATCTCGGATGACATCAAGGACGTCTACGCCGAAGCCAAGGGTAATGGCTACGACGTCAAAATCCTGCGCAAGGTTGTCTCTCTTCGCAAGAAGCAGCCGCATGAGCGCGAGGAAGAAGAAGCTGTTCTCGACCTCTACCTGCATGCGCTCGGCATGGCGGGAGCTGGGCCTTCGGAGGGCTGAGCTACTTATCGATACAGAAAACGCCGGGCTGTTGACCCGGCGTTTTTTTGTCAGAGCGCTCTGAAACCCTGCTATCTGGCAAACCGGACAGGCAGCACTACGATGGCGGGCCCGTCGAATCGGTCGGTGCGCAGATTGCCGTAGGGATCTTGCTGGAAGCTTGCAGCTACGAACCGGTTGCCCGGCTTCATGACATTGTTCAGTTGCCGCTGATTGGGATGGCTCAACCACGCAAATGTTTGGTGGCGGGCTGTACCAGCGCCAGTTAGCAGAAGTGGTTCGGACCGGTCCGGCAGGCTTGCGAATCCAGCAAGCGGATCAACAATCTGGTCTTTCGGAATTCGCCCGGATACCGATGGCCGCGCGGCCACTGCAGGTGCAGCCGCCGGACGCGGCGCTGCGGCCTGTTGGTTCGTGGCGGTGCCAGGCCGTAGTGACCGGGTCAATTCAGGCGGTGTCGGCGCCGCCGATGCATAGGCAAGAGTGGTATCTGAGCGCGGAGCAGGGGCTGGTGACGGGATCGCAGTGCCCGTTGCAGCAGCAATTGCCGCCACCGGATCGTCAACTGTCGTTCCCTCAGAGCCACCTACTTTCTCTGCTGCAGCTTGTGCTGCTGCTTGGAGGCTCGCTGCAGGCTTTTGTGCCGGAGCCCTGGCAATCTGGAAACGCGCGTCCAGTGGTTCGCTTGCAGCTGAAGGCTGGCCGTCATTCAAAGCTGCCCGTTGACCATCGAGCGTGTTGGGTGCGGGTGTTGGAACAGATGCCGCGCTTGCAATTTGAGCCGGCTGCTCGTCGATTGGCTTCAACTCCGGAGCCGCGCTTGCCACTGCAGTGACCGGGGCTTCCTCAGGCGTGTCTATGATCTTGCGGGTGGGCACAGGGGGATTGGCTACGACCGGAGAAACTGTCTCAGCCTGCGATGCCGTCTGGCGGCCTCCGACTGCGCCTGGCCGGGTTGCATCGGAGTTCCCAGTGCGCTCGCCGCCACCAAACAGGCTGGCAAACAAATTACCCCCACCCTCTGGTGCTTCACGTGTGACATTTGCCGGAGGCGTGGGGACTGGAGCGCTGCGGACACTCTGGTTCCGGGTTGTAAGCGTCCGTGCGCCTTGGTCTCGATCATTGATGTTCCGCGCGGCAGACGTGTCGTTTGATGCGACAATGGTCGGCCGTGTTGAACTCCGCCGGCCCGATTTGGATTCCGCAAGGGCGATCTTGTAGCCCTTCATCGGCTTGCCGTCAGAGGGGATATGCAAAGTCCTGCCGTTCGGGAACACCCGCGCAAGCTGCGATCGGCTCATCTTCGGCCAATGCCGAACACTGCCCGTATCCAAATGGACAAACGGAGAGCCAGAACGCGGATAATAGCCGACCCCGCCAACTTGCTTGCGCAAGCCGGTTTCACGGAGCTTTCTGATGTTCACGCCCGGAATAAAGAAGTCCATGGCTTTGCCGAGCGTATGCTGGCTGTTTCTGGCAACGCCTTTGGAGCGCTTGCGCAACATGTTGTTTGTCGCAGGCGACCGGTAGCTGGATACAACGTGAATGTAATCCCCGGCCCGAACCTTTTGATAGACTTCCCAAACAAGATCGAGCAGTTCCGGATCAATCTTTGTGATTTCGTTGCGCCGCCAGTCGCGCAGAAACCGATTGGCTTCCCGCAGACCGGACGGAATATACCGGCCGTTCTTCTTGAAAGTGATCGAAACACGCTCTTTGGTATGCGTGTTATATAGCTTCAAGGTTCTGGTTTCTGCTTGAACCGTGCCTGCAAATGTCATGGCAAACGCCACGATCACTGCCGCGGAAATCGCGGCGCGTTTTATCCAGGCGACGGCGTCGAAACCAACAGACCGTTTACGCAATTTCTATCCCGCCGTTTTGTGGTGGCTTGCACCCATCCCGTGCTCCCCAGCAGAACCCGCG
This window of the Roseibium alexandrii DFL-11 genome carries:
- a CDS encoding DUF1244 domain-containing protein produces the protein MDEQTKIELEAAVFRRLVEHLRGRTDVQNIDMMNLAGFCRNCLSNWYADAAAEKDMSLDKDAAREIVYGMPYGDWKAKYQTEATAAQKAAFDKNKPEH
- a CDS encoding DUF2312 domain-containing protein, coding for MSDPGGVAADQLRAFIERIERLEEEKKVISDDIKDVYAEAKGNGYDVKILRKVVSLRKKQPHEREEEEAVLDLYLHALGMAGAGPSEG
- a CDS encoding DUF882 domain-containing protein, which gives rise to MTFAGTVQAETRTLKLYNTHTKERVSITFKKNGRYIPSGLREANRFLRDWRRNEITKIDPELLDLVWEVYQKVRAGDYIHVVSSYRSPATNNMLRKRSKGVARNSQHTLGKAMDFFIPGVNIRKLRETGLRKQVGGVGYYPRSGSPFVHLDTGSVRHWPKMSRSQLARVFPNGRTLHIPSDGKPMKGYKIALAESKSGRRSSTRPTIVASNDTSAARNINDRDQGARTLTTRNQSVRSAPVPTPPANVTREAPEGGGNLFASLFGGGERTGNSDATRPGAVGGRQTASQAETVSPVVANPPVPTRKIIDTPEEAPVTAVASAAPELKPIDEQPAQIASAASVPTPAPNTLDGQRAALNDGQPSAASEPLDARFQIARAPAQKPAASLQAAAQAAAEKVGGSEGTTVDDPVAAIAAATGTAIPSPAPAPRSDTTLAYASAAPTPPELTRSLRPGTATNQQAAAPRPAAAPAVAARPSVSGRIPKDQIVDPLAGFASLPDRSEPLLLTGAGTARHQTFAWLSHPNQRQLNNVMKPGNRFVAASFQQDPYGNLRTDRFDGPAIVVLPVRFAR